Proteins encoded together in one Ciona intestinalis chromosome 3, KH, whole genome shotgun sequence window:
- the LOC104265560 gene encoding uncharacterized protein LOC104265560: protein MSLNAALQVSTCIDSVPKAITNFTDTETFTKIVKEVEKKEKVIFHCNGYPGTGKTQTMRKLAEKFPYDRKLGFVKWYIQCEDEGHAVEEELQNLVKRMFQHNFITENRKVTTIEDLKKNIVGSFVKMVCELEKPVLLILEDIPRKPPQVVLDLLRSLATETPADWFHIYIATRYKTVLHHGEADSTVSYTEFQMKGFSEKESLKYLLEDQEHPDVENQAAKQVFRRFSGSILGLQTARGFCRSNSISYEDYIKKLKNDEKELHKSEWESEIEVYGKSAPHIFQAITLPFRRDRPQQLEVMSCLSYLHHHSIPRTILTKISQHLATGETGDLNSKSGKLIKELIELNLCKKETNEQGEFITLHEVVLHAFRVKTTHEENSLKIMIGVLAGAVTKDTRDPKMITAMKGYAPHVRKLLDHAKEAKYIKDDIMVQLQLSELYEAYGATENNFEYMSEAFELVMKQLGTEIGNEKKLQPFICQNKCGKYISDCADKLLRIVKTKSLPVEIIQKYESEVMLVQDKDWDFMEQQVEDKVLFQRAREIFNKCGKMNQDIFQMLRGCKVIPTEEQHQKVFYAERLASIFHNASRVILYSKLNPEDKKNRLEEALWLSRLSSNLSIRCREHFGVGLIYEDIAVQAGAIPIQLSLYHYPQVSAAKEILLKMKETCDEALDKQFPDKSCCPDWLIINETESELYRKLSIKRYLVRIHTRLVKDDPSHYRNVEADCTDLHQLALQHLKEWEMANKCLIYVGKLYASGKEYVKALECFDEFLNQHQNKKSFLRPWAVYNYTRAAVLLQGELKLRVEKQERARALCEQVLEPTINMSTALRSKIQAELTKLGDKPN from the exons ATGTCTCTTAACGCAG CATTACAAGTGTCAACGTGCATTGATTCTGTTCCTAAAGCTATAACCAATTTCACTGACACCGAAACATTCACCAAAATTGTTAAGGAAGtggaaaaaaaagagaaagtaATTTTTCACTGTAATGGATATCCTGGCACTGGTAAAACACAGACTATGCGAAAACTGGCTGAAAAGTTTCCATATGATAGAAAATTAGGTTTTGTAAAGTGGTACATACAATGTGAGGATGAGGGTCATGCAGTAGAGGAGGAATTGCAAAACTTGGTAAAAAGAATGTTTCAGCATAACTTTATAACAGAGAATAGAAAAGTTACCACCATTGAAGACTTGAAGAAGAACATTGTTGGCTCATTCGTAAAAATGGTTTGTGAATTGGAAAAACCAGTCTTGCTTATTCTGGAAGACATACCACGTAAACCGCCCCAAGTCGTACTTGATCTCTTACGTTCTCTTGCAACTGAGACGCCTGCAGACTGGTTTCACATTTACATTGCCACTCGTTACAAGACTGTACTCCATCATGGCGAAGCTGATAGTACTGTATCATATACAGAGTTCCAGATGAAAGGTTTCAGTGAGAAGGAGAGTCTAAAATACTTATTGGAAGATCAGGAACACCCTGATGTAGAAAATCAGGCTGCAAAGCAAGTATTTCGTCGTTTCAGTGGATCAATTCTTGGATTACAGACTGCAAGAGGTTTCTGCAGGTCTAATAGTATCTCATATGAAGATTACATAAAGAAACTGAAGAATGATGAAAAGGAGCTGCACAAATCAGAATGGGAATCAGAAATAGAGGTTTATGGTAAGAGCGCTCCACATATTTTTCAGGCAATTACATTACCATTCAGAAGAGATCGCCCACAACAATTAGAAGTCATGTCATGCTTGTCATACTTGCATCATCACAGTATTCCAAGGACAATTTTGACCAAGATTTCCCAGCATTTAGCCACTGGAGAGACAGGGGATTTGAATTCAAAGTCAGGAAAATTAATCAAAGAATTGATTGAACTCAATCTCTGCAAAAAGGAAACAAACGAACAAGGGGAATTTATTACACTGCATGAAGTTGTCTTGCATGCATTCAGAGTAAAAACCACACATGAAGAAAATTCTCTCAAAATAATGATAGGTGTACTGGCGGGTGCTGTGACCAAAGATACAAGAGATCCAAAAATGATAACGGCTATGAAAGGGTACGCCCCACATGTAAGAAAATTACTGGATCATGCAAAAGAAGCTAAATACATCAAAGATGACATCATGGTACAGTTACAGTTAAGTGAACTATACGAAGCTTATGGTGCAACAGAAAACAACTTTGAATATATGAGCGAAGCTTTTGAACTAGTAATGAAGCAGCTTGGTACAGAGATAGGTAATGAAAAAAAGCTACAACCTTTCATCTGTCAGAATAAATGTGGAAAATATATCAGTGATTGTGCAGATAAACTATTAAGAATTGTCAAAACAAAGTCTTTGCCTGTTGAAATTATTCAAAAGTACGAAAGTGAAGTTATGTTGGTGCAAGACAAAGACTGGGACTTTATGGAGCAACAGGTTGAAGATAAAGTCTTGTTTCAAAGGGCAAGAGAAATCTTTAACAAATGTGGAAAAATGAATCAAGACATTTTCCAAATGCTACGTGGTTGTAAAGTGATTCCAACAGAAGAACAACatcaaaaagtgttttatgcGGAGAGGCTTGCTTCCATTTTCCATAATGCAAGTAGAGTCATTCTGTATTCGAAACTAAATCCGGAGGACAAGAAGAACAGGCTTGAAGAAGCTCTATGGTTGTCACGGCTGTCTTCCAATTTGTCGATAAGATGCAGGGAACATTTTGGAGTCGGTTTAATTTATGAAGATATTGCTGTACAGGCAGGGGCAATACCCATCCAGCTAAGCTTGTATCATTATCCTCAGGTTTCTGCTGCAAAAGAGATTCTGCTGAAGATGAAAGAAACCTGTGATGAAGCATTAGACAAGCAGTTTCCCGATAAGAGTTGTTGTCCAGATTGGCTCATTATCAACGAGACAGAGAGCGAACTGTATAGAAAGTTGAGCATCAAGAGATATCTGGTGAGAATACACACCAGGTTGGTTAAAG ATGATCCCAGCCACTACAGAAATGTAGAAGCTGATTGCACAGACTTGCACCAACTTGCTCTACAGCACCTAAAAGAGTGGGAGATGGCAAACAAATGCCTCATTTACGTAGGAAAGCTCTATGCTTCAGGAAAAGAGTACGTCAAGGCATTAGAATGCTTTGATGAATTCCTGAACCAacaccaaaacaaaaaatccttTCTACGTCCTTGGGCAGTATACAACTACACAAGAGCTGCTGTCCTGCTTCAGGGAGAATTGAAACTTCGCGTCGAAAAACAAGAAAGAGCGAGAGCTTTGTGTGAACAAGTCCTTGAGCCAACCATAAACATGAGCACAGCTTTAAGAAGCAAAATTCAAGCAGAGTTAACAAAATTGGGTGATAAAcccaattaa
- the LOC100185490 gene encoding ELAV-like protein 3 isoform X1 — MNMNPMMQMNQMGQNGQMGQTTQMGQMGQVNQMPQQNQMGQVGQMGQQNMVGDGGQIQQIQNIASTTYGMTTTTTTSTNQAQTNLIVNYLPQTLSDQEFYQLFNNVGAVTSARIIRDKQSGYSFGYGFVDYVKPEDADKAIQQLNGHPIQHKTIKVAFSKPAGADSKNINLYVAGLNPDTSEESLKQRFSSYGTIIQTRVLKDKNTNLCSGIGFVLFNTKDEAMAAIKALNGAVFSQASTSPLVVKFAKTDQKVPDSFQGGNYQGKTGGGPMRGRGLKGIRGRYSPMSGRGGNNNSGFGVGGGNNFGGGNYNAGYGNSGFGGGGGGFGGPGYGNNMNNYGGGMGYGSFGGNQNYGGGGNHDRAAEASAQAEGRIVYVYGIGPYTDENALWHLFFNFGTIVRVNVIYDQMKGTGKGYGFITFSTAAEASYAVAQMNGYVFQKKALQVSIKT; from the exons ATGAATATGAATCCTATGATGCAGATGAACCAGATGGGCCAAAACGGTCAAATGGGCCAAACCACACAAATGGGACAAATGGGTCAAGTCAACCAAATGCCACAACAGAACCAAATGGGGCAGGTGGGACAAATGGGTCAGCAAAACATGGTTGGAGATGGCGGTCAGATCCAACAGATCCAGAACATAGCCTCCACCACATACGGCatgacaacaacaacaacaacatcaactaATCAGGCACAGACCAACCTTATTGTGAACTATCTTCCACAAACTTTGTCCGATCAGGAGTTCTATCAATTATTCAACAACGTGGGTGCTGTGACTTCTGCAAGGATTATACGAGATAAGCAAAGTGGTTACAG ttttggcTATGGCTTTGTTGATTATGTCAAGCCTGAAGATGCTGACAAAGCAATCCAGCAGTTGAATGGCCACCCTAttcaacataaaacaatcaaagttGCATTTTCCAAACCTGCTGGTGCTGATTCAAAGAACATCAATCTTTACGTGGCTGGTTTGAATCCAGACACATCAGAGGAATCATTGAAACAAAGATTTTCTTCTTATG GCACCATTATTCAAACCAGGGTATTGAAGgacaaaaacacaaacttgTGCTCTGGTATcggatttgttttatttaacaccaAAGATGAAGCTATGGCTGCTATAAAG GCATTGAATGGTGCTGTATTCTCACAAGCCAGCACATCTCCATTGGTGGTAAAGTTTGCAAAAACCGACCAGAAAGTTCCAGATTCTTTTCAG GGTGGCAACTACCAAGGCAAGACTGGAGGTGGTCCTATGAGGGGTCGTGGGTTGAAGGGAATTCGTGGTCGATATTCACCAATGTCTGGTCGAGG tggTAACAACAACAGCGGCTTTGGTGTTGGGGGTGGGAACAACTTTGGGGGAGGAAATTACAATGCTGGGTACGGCAACAGTGGGTTTGGGGGTGGTGGCGGTGGGTTCGGTGGACCCGGCTATGGAAACAACATGAACAACTATGGGGGTGGTATGGGTTATGGGTCATTTGGAG GCAACCAGAACTATGGTGGAGGGGGTAACCATGATCGAGCTGCTGAAGCTTCTGCACAGGCAGAAGGGAGGATCGTTTATGTTTATGGGATTGGACCTTATACTGATGAGAACGCACTCTGGCATTTGTTTTTCAACTTTGGAACGATTGTG CGTGTGAATGTGATCTATGATCAAATGAAAGGCACCGGcaaaggatacggtttcatcaCATTCAGTACTGCAGCAGAGGCTAGCTATGCAGTTGCCCAGATGAACGGGTATGTCTTCCAGAAAAAGGCATTGCAGGTCTCAATTAAAACATAA
- the LOC108949334 gene encoding uncharacterized protein LOC108949334 — translation MVNVYHRLTLCFTMYTYLVKAQRCGLYRPICNPKYTCCGFGAHAYCATAPCYSHSFSKAFTLGSGTIVGVSVAAALMLLGSIVTCVYCLCWMKRPNRRQTAVDPNVSTTLPHSDYYSNQAYDIESTVYPDYPPPEYATLHVNGKELPLQPPAYTACASQSSTSLSNVTAREQP, via the exons ATGGTTAATGTTTACCACAGATTAACTCTCTGCTTCACAATGTACACGTACCTTGTCAAGGCGCAAC GTTGCGGATTATATCGTCCAATTTGTAATCCCAAATACACATGTTGTGGGTTCGGCGCTCACGCCTATTGTGCTACTGCTCCATGTTACTCACACTCATTTTCAAAAGCATTTACACTGGG GTCTGGCACTATAGTTGGGGTATCTGTTGCAGCTGCATTGATGTTGCTTGGTAGCATTGTAACATGCGTTTACTGCTTGTGTTGGATGAAACGACCGAACAGACGTCAAACCGCGGTTGATCCAAATGTGTCCACAACGCTCCCACATTCAGACT ATTATTCAAATCAAGCATACGACATCGAAAGCACTGTTTATCCTGACTACCCTCCTCCGGAGTATGCTACTTTGCATGTAAATGGGAAAGAGCTCCCGTTACAACCACCGGCATATACGGCATGCGCATCTCAGTCCTCAACAAGCTTAAGTAATGTTACTGCTCGCGAACAGCCATAA
- the LOC100183484 gene encoding uncharacterized protein LOC100183484 — protein sequence MGFSCAVCVILVSIAAQVWASCLTNVDADKRIDCYPKPYDQSTCEANKCVWCTGEASNIPTCFINETEPFKIVQMAASNCQSKDNCKVKVDCHPDIITYQPSEELCTTRGCLWFGSDAATSEPKCVYYNNSIVSAFPVFPGVFPIYEIASTCTSCETCTNKVQCLAHIPSDQVTAERCVREGCLWCECTNECIVAGTSALATLGSQCYSCDNCTDNAYMVASNSDDCKKHHGTWCEKRDTNKQCIVLHDVSEDDCTIRRVGEENCKSCTTCEEIFDCSTSVNETAVTCELKGCLWCSNTANQSTCRYGSNGYTCMNKDVCGVQYPRYQDIEFKISNGQRPHTTKLMEVLCYTQLGIWSEDFSSRCISASPLYLAPLFRDIEDNASLA from the exons ATGGGATTTTCTTGTGCTGTGTGTGTTATTTTGGTAAGCATAGCAGCTCAAGTGTGGGCAAGTTGTTTGACAAATGTGGATGCTGATAAAAGGATTGATTGCTATCCGAAACCATACGATCAAAGCACTTGTGAAGCTAATAAATGTGTGTGGTGTACTGGTGAAGCATCCAATATACCAAcgtgttttataaatgaaacagaaccgttcaaaa TCGTCCAAATGGCAGCGAgcaactgtcaatcaaaagaTAATTGCAAAGTAAAAGTAGATTGCCACCCGGACATTATAACTTACCAACCATCTGAAGAATTATGCACAACCCGTGGATGCTTATGGTTTGGTTCTGATGCTGCAACGAGTGAACCAAAGTGCGTCTATTATAACAATAGCATTGTTTCTGCGTTCCCCGTTTTTCCTGGAG TATTTCCAATATACGAGATAGCTTCTACTTGTACAAGCTGTGAAACGTGTACAAACAAAGTGCAATGTCTCGCTCATATTCCAAGTGACCAGGTCACTGCAGAACGGTGTGTGAGGGAAGGTTGCCTATGGTGTGAATGCACTAATGAATGTATAGTGGCGGGCACATCAG CTCTAGCAACCCTGGGATCACAATGCTATTCATGTGACAACTGTACAGACAATGCTTACATGGTTGCCAGTAATAGTGACGATTGTAAAAAGCATCATGGTACATGGTGTGAAAAGAGAGACACCAACAAACAGTGCATAGTTCTTCATGATGTATCTGAAG ACGATTGCACGATTCGCCGTGTTGGAGAGGAAAACTGCAAGTCATGTACCACCTGTGAGGAAATCTTTGATTGCTCGACTAGTGTCAACGAAACAGCGGTCACCTGCGAATTAAAAGGGTGTTTGTGGTGTTCAAATACTGCGAACCAATCGACGTGCAGATACGGGTCGAACGGAT atACCTGTATGAACAAAGACGTATGCGGTGTCCAATATCCTCGATACCAGGACATTGAGTTTAAGATAAGTAACGGACAGCGCCCCCACACGACGAAGCTTATGGAAGTACTTTGCTACACACAGCTTGGTATTTGGTCGGAGGATTTTTCCAGTCGGTGCATTTCTGCCTCTCCGCTCTACTTGGCACCACTATTTCGAGATATAGAAGACAATGCATCTTTGGCCTAA
- the LOC100185490 gene encoding ELAV-like protein 3 isoform X2: MNMNPMMQMNQMGQNGQMGQTTQMGQMGQVNQMPQQNQMGQVGQMGQQNMVGDGGQIQQIQNIASTTYGMTTTTTTSTNQAQTNLIVNYLPQTLSDQEFYQLFNNVGAVTSARIIRDKQSGYSFGYGFVDYVKPEDADKAIQQLNGHPIQHKTIKVAFSKPAGADSKNINLYVAGLNPDTSEESLKQRFSSYGTIIQTRVLKDKNTNLCSGIGFVLFNTKDEAMAAIKALNGAVFSQASTSPLVVKFAKTDQKVPDSFQGGNYQGKTGGGPMRGRGLKGIRGRYSPMSGRGGNNNSGFGVGGGNNFGGGNYNAGYGNSGFGGGGGGFGGPGYGNNMNNYGGGMGYGSFGGNQNYGGGGNHDRAAEASAQAEGRIVYVYGIGPYTDENALWHLFFNFGTIVRVNVIYDQMKGTGKGYGFITFSTAAEASYAVAQMNGYVFQKKALQVSIKT, encoded by the exons ATGAATATGAATCCTATGATGCAGATGAACCAGATGGGCCAAAACGGTCAAATGGGCCAAACCACACAAATGGGACAAATGGGTCAAGTCAACCAAATGCCACAACAGAACCAAATGGGGCAGGTGGGACAAATGGGTCAGCAAAACATGGTTGGAGATGGCGGTCAGATCCAACAGATCCAGAACATAGCCTCCACCACATACGGCatgacaacaacaacaacaacatcaactaATCAGGCACAGACCAACCTTATTGTGAACTATCTTCCACAAACTTTGTCCGATCAGGAGTTCTATCAATTATTCAACAACGTGGGTGCTGTGACTTCTGCAAGGATTATACGAGATAAGCAAAGTGGTTACAG ttttggcTATGGCTTTGTTGATTATGTCAAGCCTGAAGATGCTGACAAAGCAATCCAGCAGTTGAATGGCCACCCTAttcaacataaaacaatcaaagttGCATTTTCCAAACCTGCTGGTGCTGATTCAAAGAACATCAATCTTTACGTGGCTGGTTTGAATCCAGACACATCAGAGGAATCATTGAAACAAAGATTTTCTTCTTATG GCACCATTATTCAAACCAGGGTATTGAAGgacaaaaacacaaacttgTGCTCTGGTATcggatttgttttatttaacaccaAAGATGAAGCTATGGCTGCTATAAAG GCATTGAATGGTGCTGTATTCTCACAAGCCAGCACATCTCCATTGGTGGTAAAGTTTGCAAAAACCGACCAGAAAGTTCCAGATTCTTTTCAG GGTGGCAACTACCAAGGCAAGACTGGAGGTGGTCCTATGAGGGGTCGTGGGTTGAAGGGAATTCGTGGTCGATATTCACCAATGTCTGGTCGAGG tggTAACAACAACAGCGGCTTTGGTGTTGGGGGTGGGAACAACTTTGGGGGAGGAAATTACAATGCTGGGTACGGCAACAGTGGGTTTGGGGGTGGTGGCGGTGGGTTCGGTGGACCCGGCTATGGAAACAACATGAACAACTATGGGGGTGGTATGGGTTATGGGTCATTTGGAGGCAACCAGAATTATGGTGGAGGGGGTAACCATGATCGAGCTGCTGAAGCTTCTGCACAGGCGGAAGGAAggattgtttatgtttatggGATTGGACCTTATACTGATGAGAACGCACTCTGGCATTTGTTTTTCAACTTTGGAACGATTGTG CGTGTGAATGTGATCTATGATCAAATGAAAGGCACCGGcaaaggatacggtttcatcaCATTCAGTACTGCAGCAGAGGCTAGCTATGCAGTTGCCCAGATGAACGGGTATGTCTTCCAGAAAAAGGCATTGCAGGTCTCAATTAAAACATAA
- the LOC101242276 gene encoding dipeptidase 1-like, with protein sequence MGSQSNNRIFIFLGAFLAVAVLAVVIAVPLALSQNNVNGGDAAINILTEVPIIDGHNDWPYQLRRHLQNKINDIDFMTQNFSELYNGSHTDVPRMKIGKMGAQFWSCYCACAAGGKDAVRLGIEQIDVVRRYTEANPLIFQFTTTADEIMAANKEGKIACLIGIEGGHMIDSSLAALRTLFNLGTRYMTLTHSCDTPWATAFNTNKTTGLTSFGKLVVAEMNRLGMLVDLAHVSDMTMNDVFDVTTAPVIYSHSSARALCDHGRNVPDDILKRLAENKGILMVNFYNDYVTCSPKANISNVADHFDYVKNLIGADYLGMGADYDGVPRVPEGLEDVSTYPNLIRELLSRGWATDDLKKISGGNILRVMRAVEDVAKQSSNVSPGETWIPDSEVASVCRTPA encoded by the exons ATGGGGTCGCAAAGCAACaacaggatatttatatttcttg GTGCATTTCTAGCAGTTGCTGTGTTAGCAGTCGTGATTGCTGTACCGCTGGCATTATcacaaaacaatgttaatgGAGGAGATGctgcaataaatatattaactgAGGTTCCCATTATAGATGG CCATAACGATTGGCCATACCAGTTACGGCGTcatttgcaaaacaaaattaatgaCATTGACTTTATGACCCAGAATTTCTCAGAACTGTATAATGGTTCACATACTGATGTTCCACGGATGAAAATTGGAAAAATGGGTGCACag TTCTGGTCATGCTACTGTGCTTGTGCAGCTGGTGGTAAAGATGCCGTTCGACTTGGAATTGAACAAATCGACGTAGTGAGGCGATATACCGAAGCTAATCCACTAATCTTCCAGTTCACAACAACTGCTGATG aAATCATGGCTGCAAACAAGGAGGGAAAAATTGCTTGTCTGATTGGTATTGAAGGTGGTCACATGATTGACAGCTCACTTGCAGCACTAAGAACATTGTTTAACCTTGGAACTCGATATATGACACTGACACATAGTTGCGATACACCATG GGCCACTGCATTTAATACCAATAAAACAACAGGACTTACATCATTTGGAAAG CTCGTTGTTGCTGAAATGAACCGCTTAGGCATGTTGGTGGATCTAGCTCATGTATCGGATATGACAATGAATGATGTGTTTGATGTTACGACTGCTCCAGTCATTTACAGTCACAGTTCCGCTCGTGCATTGTGCGACCATGGAAGGAATGTACCagatgatattttaaaacgacTT gcCGAGAACAAGGGAATTCTGATGGTCAATTTTTACAATGACTATGTCACTTGTAGCCCTAAAGCCAATATTAGCAATGTAGCAG aTCACTTTGATTATGTCAAAAATCTTATTGGAGCAGATTATCTCGGTATGGGAGCAGATTATGATGGTGTGCCACG TGTACCAGAGGGCCTAGAAGACGTGTCTACTTATCCTAACTTGATCAGAGAGTTGCTGAGCAGAGGCTGGGCAACAGATGACTTGAAAAAAATTAGCGGAGGGAACATTTTACGTGTCATGAGGGCGGTAGAAGATGTGGCCAAGCAGAGTAGTAACGTTTCTCCAGGTGAAACTTGGATCCCGGATTCGGAAGTTGCATCAGTTTGCAGAACTCCAGCATAG
- the LOC100180336 gene encoding F-box/LRR-repeat protein 17, giving the protein MADWVYSLLKRFYQRFFPTNILQWMRKQQIENGPDECYDTTELHSSYLRDAEEHETWFPEVTNINQLPYSVLVKIFSYLSVEDRLLDLCFVCKHWHQVCHDQTFWKEIDFSDRSLVTDEVLLRAVTFSKNVQSVNLRGASNKRLTREGLIALSKACPMLETLKLTCSASCLNEETVISMIQNCPRLKHLQIAMMGLTDETMLTIANCLKDLEFLSVNKNHVITDDGAIAVIRSCKKLTTLRMEDLKITDKTIAELVARESTNPTMVDLNVEMAKFSPKSAESLAKLKNLEVFYLTRCKGFTYENLKPIVLSMTKLTRLSLCMNDELDNRVAKLLAMNLKQLKDVFLTSIPIDDSGMACFARHGKNLEMLDVGYSKVTEKGVENVCQSLPKLKWLGLTRCEGANKKEVEILAHRFSHVQFVTFLQDAKRMLVKRGCWDHSFNGVLTEKKILEQMSKEMPPPYHRRKIASGGVIEYFDTRT; this is encoded by the exons ATGGCAGACTGGGTTTACAGTTTACTAAAGCGGTTTTACCAGCGATTTTTTCCTACAAATATCCTGCAATGGATGCGAAAACAGCAGATTGAAAATGGTCCAGACGAATGTTATGATACAACCGAGTTGCACTCGTCTTACCTTCGAGATGCAGAAGAGCATGAGACGTGGTTTCCAGAGGTCACCAATATAAACCAGCTACCGTATTCGGTTTTAGTAAAG atatTTTCCTACCTTTCTGTGGAAGACCGACTATTAGATTTATGTTTTGTGTGCAAGCACTGGCATCAGGTCTGCCATGACCAAACTTTCTGGAAAGAGATTGATTTTTCAGATAGATCATTG GTTACAGATGAAGTCCTACTAAGAGCTGTAACATTTAGCAAAAATGTTCAAAGTGTCAACTTGCGTGGAGCTTCAAACAAGCGTTTAACCAGAGAGGGACTTATAGCTCTCTCCAAGGCTTGCCCAATGTTAGAAACCTTGAAGCTCACATG CTCTGCTTCATGTTTGAATGAAGAAACTGTTATTTCCATGATTCAAAACTGTCCACGATTGAAACACCTTCAGATTGCCATGATGGGTTTAACAGATGAAACTATGTTAACG ATAGCAAACTGCCTTAAAGATTTAGAATTCCTCAGTGTTAACAAGAATCATGTAATAACTGATGATGGAGCTATTGCTGTTATAAGAAGTTGTAAGAAATTAACAACATTGAGAATGGAAGAtttaaag ATAACGGACAAAACTATCGCCGAACTTGTAGCACGCGAATCAACCAATCCAACCATGGTTGATCTGAACGTCGAAATGGCAAAGTTTTCACCAAAATCTGCTGAAAGTTTGGCTAAGCTGAAGAATTTGgaagttttttatttgacGCGTTGTAAAGGCTTCACTTATGAGAATCTGAAACCGATTGTTCTCAGCATGACAAAACTGACGAGGCTCAGTCTCTGCATGAACGACGAATTGGATAACAG AGTTGCAAAACTGCTggcaatgaatttaaaacaactgaaaGATGTTTTTCTAACATCCATTCCAATCGATGATTCTG GCATGGCTTGCTTTGCGAGGCATGGAAAGAATCTTGAAATGTTGGACGTTGGTTACAGCAAAGTAACAGAGAAAGGAGTGGAGAATGTGTGTCAGTCTCTTCCAAAGTTAAAATGGCTTGGATTAACCAGATGTGAAGgg GCAAACAAGAAAGAAGTTGAAATTCTTGCGCATCGTTTTTCCCACGTTCAGTTCGTCACTTTCCTCCAAGATGCCAAACGGATGTTGGTGAAGAGAGGATGTTGGGATCACTCCTTCAATGGGGTCCTCACTGAAAAGAAGATCCTGGAGCAGATGTCAAAAGAGATGCCTCCTCCGTACCACAGAAGAAAAATCGCATCCGGAGGAGTTATTGAATATTTCGATACCCGAACATGA